In Mucilaginibacter celer, one DNA window encodes the following:
- a CDS encoding response regulator transcription factor — protein sequence MKILLIEDEPKLVSIIQRDLTAEGHEISVALDGNTGLEMAIKMDFQLIILDIMLPGINGIEVCRRLRQANQNAAILMLTALGTTENIVTGLDSGADDYMVKPFSLAELNARIRTLARRNTGMAQPANIIQIADLVINGDEKSVKRGNKSIDLTATEYRLLEFLAKNKNHMLSRIEILEHVWSIDFNMGTNVVDVYINYLRKKVDKDFDDKLIHTVIGMGYILKHNAA from the coding sequence ATGAAAATCCTGCTGATTGAAGACGAACCCAAACTGGTATCCATTATCCAGCGCGACCTTACGGCCGAGGGGCACGAAATAAGCGTAGCTCTCGATGGCAATACCGGCCTGGAAATGGCCATCAAAATGGACTTCCAACTGATTATACTGGATATCATGCTGCCGGGCATCAACGGCATAGAAGTATGCCGCAGGTTAAGACAGGCCAACCAGAACGCCGCCATACTGATGCTCACCGCCCTCGGCACTACCGAAAACATTGTAACAGGCCTTGATAGCGGTGCCGACGACTACATGGTTAAACCTTTCAGCCTGGCCGAGCTTAATGCCCGCATCCGCACCCTGGCCCGCCGCAATACCGGTATGGCGCAACCTGCCAACATCATCCAAATTGCCGACCTGGTAATTAACGGCGATGAAAAATCGGTAAAGCGAGGCAACAAAAGCATTGACCTCACCGCAACCGAATACCGCCTGTTGGAATTTTTAGCTAAGAATAAAAACCACATGCTTAGCCGGATAGAGATATTGGAGCATGTTTGGAGCATTGATTTTAACATGGGCACCAATGTGGTTGATGTGTACATCAACTACCTGCGCAAAAAGGTGGATAAGGATTTTGATGATAAGCTGATCCACACGGTGATAGGCATGGGCTATATTTTAAAGCATAACGCGGCATGA
- a CDS encoding HAMP domain-containing sensor histidine kinase — MTIQKKVALLFMGLTVSVILVLSGAVFYFVHQFTFDDFYKRLETRVNISSQIHHLNDRDSLGMYKEIRQRYLERLIDEKQYVIKPEVYTKGKTVKGVPRKLIDNILAEGKSRFKANNVFYAGNIFRFPEGDAIIVVSATNPSGLSELNDLEQVLIISFLISILIVYVIGRRFSYHTFKPVRKIIKKVNTITASNLHLRLEDYTGKDEIAELTQTFNNMLDRLETAFETQNNFISNASHELRTPLAIIKGEAELTLKSLDKPGADLHKNLTEILNGTQSLQDIITSLLGLAQSGFDGKKQNWEHIRADELAFMVKEAVDHIIPANNLSIDFSALPDDADKLVTQGNINLLKLAISNIGLNACKYSENKPVTLKVYAENNSIIFSVKDQGIGIPAGDVQHIFEPFFRASNTGKYEGHGVGLPLALNIVRLHKGNIGIISKEDEGTEIRVMLPVYRGE, encoded by the coding sequence ATGACCATCCAGAAAAAGGTAGCGCTGCTGTTTATGGGCCTAACCGTATCCGTAATACTGGTACTAAGCGGTGCCGTGTTTTACTTTGTGCACCAGTTTACCTTCGATGATTTTTATAAGCGCCTGGAAACCCGTGTAAACATCTCCTCACAAATCCATCACCTGAATGATCGCGACAGCCTGGGTATGTACAAAGAGATCCGCCAGCGCTACCTCGAGCGGCTTATCGACGAAAAACAATACGTTATTAAACCCGAAGTTTATACCAAAGGCAAAACAGTAAAAGGTGTTCCGCGTAAATTGATAGATAATATCCTGGCCGAAGGAAAATCGAGGTTTAAGGCTAATAACGTGTTTTATGCGGGTAATATATTTCGCTTTCCGGAGGGGGATGCCATTATTGTAGTTTCGGCAACTAACCCATCCGGGCTTAGCGAGTTAAACGATCTGGAACAGGTGCTCATCATCAGTTTCCTGATCTCGATACTGATCGTTTACGTTATCGGCAGGCGGTTTTCGTACCATACTTTTAAACCGGTGCGCAAAATCATCAAAAAAGTAAATACCATCACCGCCAGTAACCTGCACCTGCGCCTGGAAGATTACACCGGCAAAGACGAAATTGCCGAACTTACCCAAACTTTTAATAATATGCTCGACAGGCTGGAAACGGCCTTCGAAACCCAGAACAATTTTATCAGCAACGCCTCGCACGAACTGCGCACCCCTCTGGCTATTATTAAAGGCGAGGCCGAGCTTACCCTCAAAAGCCTGGATAAACCGGGAGCCGATCTGCATAAAAACCTTACCGAGATATTGAACGGTACCCAAAGCCTGCAGGATATCATCACCAGTTTGTTAGGCCTGGCCCAAAGCGGTTTCGACGGCAAAAAACAAAACTGGGAACACATCCGTGCCGATGAGCTGGCTTTTATGGTAAAAGAAGCGGTTGATCATATTATCCCTGCCAATAACCTTAGTATCGATTTTTCGGCCCTGCCCGATGATGCGGATAAACTGGTAACCCAGGGCAATATCAACCTGCTTAAACTGGCTATCAGCAATATCGGCCTCAATGCCTGTAAATATTCAGAAAACAAACCAGTAACCCTAAAAGTATATGCCGAAAATAACAGCATTATTTTTAGCGTGAAAGATCAGGGTATAGGCATCCCCGCCGGAGATGTACAACACATATTCGAACCTTTTTTCCGGGCGTCAAATACCGGTAAATATGAAGGGCATGGCGTTGGCTTGCCCTTGGCGCTTAATATTGTGCGATTGCATAAAGGTAATATCGGCATAATCTCTAAGGAGGATGAGGGTACCGAGATCAGGGTGATGCTGCCGGTTTACAGGGGGGAGTAG
- a CDS encoding DNA-directed RNA polymerase subunit alpha C-terminal domain-containing protein, which translates to MEAKNTTSPFGKLGNPAQRALANAGITTLQQLSTFTEKEILKLHGMGKASLPILRSALEQVGLAFAG; encoded by the coding sequence ATGGAAGCTAAAAATACCACTTCGCCGTTCGGTAAGCTCGGCAATCCCGCGCAGCGGGCTTTGGCTAACGCGGGCATTACCACATTGCAGCAATTATCAACATTTACCGAAAAAGAGATTTTGAAATTGCATGGGATGGGGAAGGCTTCGTTACCGATATTACGAAGTGCGTTGGAGCAGGTTGGGTTGGCTTTTGCCGGGTAG
- a CDS encoding beta-galactosidase, which produces MKKIYLLLLVVQLLFVLPAVAQYPKMDKLLYGVAYYDEYMPYERLDKDVQMMKACGINVVRIAESTWSTEEPQDGVFDFTHIDRVLNAMQKAGIHVIIGTPTYAVPTWMVKKHPEILAITPSGQNQYGARQNMDISNKDYRFYAERVIRKIMEHVKDNPAVIGYQVDNETKAYNTAGPNVQALFVNYMKAKYKTLDNINHIFGLDYWSNRINNWDDFPSMIGTINGSLAAEFAKFQRQLVTDYLAWQAAIVREYKRPDQFITQNFDLEWHGFSFGIQPDVDHFAAAKALDIAGIDIYHPSQDKLTGVEISFGGDVARSMKGGKNYLTIETEAQGFPQWVPYPGQLRLQAFSHLASGANMVSYWPWHSIHNSAETYWKGLLSHDFEPNPVYDEAKTIGKDFDRLSAKLINLKKKNDVAILFSNEALSGFKAFGFGWGVRTGYNDVLRQFYDGLYHMNVGCDFVDPTSKNIEDYKLLIVPLLYAAPDSLLQRLNAYVKNGGHIIYTFKSGFADENVKVRTTHQPGIINEACGIYYSQFTEPSNASLKVDNWNLKPEDKKLNTWMELITPTTAKVLAYYDHPVWGKYAAITQNNYGKGVATYIGAITTNAVTDKLIADEVKSVGLWGDDQQLAWPLVTKQGINQNGKAVHYYFNYSANESSITYPYSNGKELLSGQAISKGGNLKLEPWGVKVIEVN; this is translated from the coding sequence ATGAAAAAGATTTACCTGTTGCTGCTTGTTGTGCAGTTACTTTTTGTTTTGCCTGCCGTAGCCCAATATCCTAAAATGGATAAGCTGCTTTACGGCGTAGCTTATTACGATGAGTACATGCCTTACGAACGGCTGGATAAAGATGTGCAGATGATGAAAGCCTGCGGCATTAACGTGGTACGCATAGCCGAATCTACCTGGAGCACCGAGGAGCCGCAGGATGGCGTTTTTGATTTTACACATATTGATAGGGTATTGAACGCCATGCAAAAAGCAGGCATCCACGTTATCATCGGCACGCCAACCTATGCCGTACCCACCTGGATGGTGAAGAAACATCCCGAAATACTGGCCATTACCCCATCGGGCCAAAACCAGTATGGTGCAAGGCAAAACATGGATATCAGCAATAAAGACTACCGCTTTTATGCCGAACGGGTGATCCGCAAAATAATGGAGCATGTAAAGGATAACCCGGCAGTGATAGGCTACCAGGTGGATAATGAAACCAAGGCTTACAACACTGCCGGGCCAAATGTGCAGGCCCTGTTTGTAAATTACATGAAAGCCAAATACAAAACGCTCGATAATATCAACCACATTTTCGGCCTCGATTATTGGAGCAACCGGATCAATAACTGGGACGATTTTCCATCGATGATCGGCACCATCAACGGTAGCCTTGCTGCCGAGTTTGCCAAATTTCAACGGCAGTTAGTTACCGATTATTTAGCCTGGCAGGCGGCCATAGTACGCGAGTACAAACGCCCCGACCAGTTCATTACCCAAAACTTCGATCTGGAATGGCATGGTTTCTCCTTCGGGATCCAGCCGGATGTTGATCACTTCGCGGCAGCTAAAGCTTTGGATATAGCAGGTATCGATATTTACCACCCCAGCCAGGATAAACTTACCGGTGTAGAGATCTCTTTCGGTGGCGATGTGGCCCGATCGATGAAAGGCGGCAAAAATTACCTCACCATCGAAACCGAGGCACAGGGCTTCCCGCAATGGGTGCCTTATCCGGGCCAATTAAGGCTGCAGGCTTTCAGTCACCTGGCATCGGGTGCCAACATGGTGAGCTACTGGCCATGGCACTCCATCCATAACTCGGCCGAAACTTACTGGAAAGGTTTGTTAAGCCATGATTTTGAACCCAACCCCGTTTACGACGAAGCCAAAACCATCGGCAAAGATTTCGACAGGCTGAGCGCCAAACTCATCAACCTGAAAAAGAAAAACGATGTAGCTATCCTGTTCAGCAACGAGGCGCTGAGCGGCTTTAAAGCTTTTGGTTTTGGATGGGGCGTACGCACCGGCTATAACGATGTACTGCGCCAGTTTTACGACGGCCTGTACCACATGAACGTAGGCTGCGATTTTGTTGACCCCACAAGTAAAAATATCGAAGATTATAAACTGCTCATCGTGCCACTGTTGTACGCCGCACCGGATAGCCTGCTGCAACGCCTCAACGCCTACGTTAAAAACGGTGGCCATATTATCTACACTTTTAAAAGCGGTTTTGCCGACGAAAATGTAAAAGTGCGCACCACGCACCAGCCCGGCATCATTAACGAAGCCTGCGGAATTTACTACAGCCAGTTTACCGAGCCCAGCAACGCCTCATTAAAAGTGGATAACTGGAACCTGAAACCCGAGGATAAAAAGCTCAACACCTGGATGGAGCTCATCACACCAACCACGGCCAAAGTGCTGGCTTATTATGATCACCCGGTTTGGGGCAAATACGCGGCCATCACCCAAAACAATTATGGCAAGGGCGTGGCAACTTACATAGGCGCCATTACCACCAATGCGGTTACTGATAAGCTGATTGCTGATGAGGTGAAATCGGTTGGTTTATGGGGAGACGACCAGCAACTGGCCTGGCCTTTAGTTACCAAGCAAGGTATTAACCAAAATGGAAAAGCAGTTCATTACTATTTTAACTATTCGGCTAATGAAAGCAGTATCACCTATCCTTATAGCAATGGTAAAGAACTTTTATCAGGCCAGGCGATAAGCAAAGGTGGTAATTTAAAACTGGAGCCCTGGGGGGTGAAAGTCATCGAAGTGAATTAA
- a CDS encoding ribose-phosphate pyrophosphokinase: MPLQFNPVKLFAGSGSQALAQHIADAYGRELGEVVISRFSDGEYQPHFNESVRGCDVFLIQSTHQPTDNLMELLMMVDAARRASAHYVNAVIPYFGLARQDRKDKPRVAIGAKLVANLLVAAGINRIMTMDLHAAQIQGFFDVPVDHLDASIIFVPYIKSLGLEHLTIASPDMGGSYRARNFAKFFNAEVVICDKRRKRANEIEAMTLIGDVTNQDIVLIDDICDTAGTLAKAAGLIMERGARSVRAVCTHPVLSGKAYETIENSALTELIVTDTIPLKQQSSKIRVLSTAELFAKAIGNVNEHGSISTLFKVD, from the coding sequence ATGCCCTTACAATTTAACCCGGTTAAGTTATTTGCAGGATCAGGTTCGCAAGCCCTGGCGCAGCACATTGCCGATGCTTACGGCCGCGAATTAGGTGAAGTTGTGATCTCGCGTTTCAGCGATGGTGAATACCAGCCGCATTTTAACGAATCGGTAAGGGGATGCGATGTTTTCCTGATCCAGTCAACCCACCAGCCTACCGATAATTTAATGGAATTACTGATGATGGTTGATGCCGCCCGCCGTGCATCTGCCCATTATGTAAATGCCGTTATCCCGTATTTTGGTTTGGCCAGGCAGGACAGGAAGGATAAGCCACGTGTGGCCATCGGTGCCAAACTGGTAGCCAACCTGTTGGTTGCAGCGGGTATTAACCGCATCATGACCATGGATTTGCACGCAGCGCAAATTCAGGGATTTTTTGATGTTCCGGTTGATCACCTTGATGCATCCATCATTTTTGTGCCTTATATCAAGAGCCTTGGTTTAGAACATCTTACTATCGCTTCGCCTGATATGGGCGGATCATACAGGGCCCGTAACTTTGCCAAGTTTTTTAATGCCGAGGTTGTAATTTGCGATAAACGCCGTAAACGCGCCAACGAAATTGAAGCCATGACCCTGATAGGTGATGTAACCAACCAGGATATTGTGCTGATAGATGATATCTGCGATACTGCCGGTACCCTTGCAAAAGCCGCCGGCCTGATCATGGAGCGTGGTGCACGCAGCGTACGCGCGGTTTGTACCCACCCGGTACTATCAGGCAAAGCGTACGAAACTATCGAAAACTCGGCTTTAACTGAGTTGATAGTGACAGATACCATCCCGCTTAAGCAGCAAAGCTCAAAAATAAGGGTGCTTTCAACTGCCGAGCTGTTTGCAAAAGCCATTGGCAATGTGAACGAGCATGGTTCGATCAGTACTTTGTTTAAGGTGGATTAA
- a CDS encoding glycosyltransferase family 117 protein — MNYKKLNNIFGWAAFAIATITYILTLEPSSSFWDCGEFIACIYRLQVAHQPGAPLFTIIGKVFTLLSMGDNTKVAYWANMASALASGATIMFLFWTITALAKKLLVKTQEQLNVTNLILILGAGMVGALAYAWSDTFWFSAVESEVYAQSSLCTAVVFWAILKWDAHADEPHADKWIVFIAYIMGLSIGIHLLNLLVIPAIGLVIYFRRAKNVTTTGTIGAFAISIVALAFVLWGVIQFTVKGAAFSDLLFVNTLGMGFGSGAIVFFLLVIVIIVAGIYYTVKPAKPAIILAAVAFALALGISAGIVGLIISVILLVVLEYVVRIREKRFALNSVLVCLAFILFGYSSFVMIVVRAKANPNLNNSDPENAFALNSYLNRDQYGDTPLLYGQFFDSEATAQTEGANIYRRGETKYEVAGKKLTTVYDRNTIFPRMFSDKPGHPQFYREWTGLGESEHPYFVNNLNFFAKWQINQMYTRYFLWNFAGRANDLDGQSLGTGADGEWISGWNFNKPLPYSVTQSKSYNRLFFLPLIIGLFGAVFHFMRNQRDAGIVLILFFFTGLAIVLYLNQDPLQPRERDYAYAGSFYAFAIWIGLGVIGIADIISKKINARLGAIIATAVCMVAAPLLMANQEWDDHDRSTKLTPHDMAYNYLNSCAPNAILFTYGDNDTYPLWYIQEVENVRPDVRIVNLSLLGTDWYIRGMKNKMNESAPLPITMPNDKFKPGVRDVIYFDDQKIPGASELKDVFDFITSDKKEAMAQYSNGESANFLPTNKFKLTVNPDEVVKTGTVAEADKAKIAPEMDWTFQGRYVTKDILAMMDILAHNDWKRPVYFSITVPNSNMIGLDKYMYNEGFAYRLLPLKPDTAVAPLEASNTGKMYDNMLNKYKWGNMKNASYLDHESLTMFYPLITRLYSTLADDLIKEGKVDSARRVLKKYDEVMPGTINSLEIAVRKYYMIDNAYKLNNIQLGNKIAGQVGDYVTNLLDYNYALLQKGETSLESRDIQYSMQILGGLVEFTKQFKSPLYAKFSVQLSGYEKKFGMSEKK; from the coding sequence ATGAATTACAAAAAGCTCAACAATATCTTCGGATGGGCGGCCTTTGCCATCGCCACAATAACCTATATTTTAACCCTCGAGCCCTCGTCAAGCTTTTGGGATTGCGGCGAATTTATTGCCTGTATTTACCGCCTGCAGGTAGCCCACCAACCCGGTGCGCCCTTGTTTACTATTATTGGTAAGGTGTTTACCCTCCTGTCTATGGGCGATAATACCAAAGTTGCCTACTGGGCCAATATGGCATCGGCACTGGCCAGCGGTGCCACTATCATGTTCCTGTTCTGGACCATCACTGCACTTGCCAAAAAGCTTTTGGTAAAAACGCAGGAGCAGCTTAATGTAACCAACCTGATATTAATTTTAGGAGCAGGCATGGTTGGCGCGTTAGCCTACGCCTGGTCGGATACCTTTTGGTTTTCGGCTGTCGAATCGGAAGTTTATGCACAGTCATCATTATGTACAGCTGTTGTGTTCTGGGCGATTTTAAAATGGGATGCCCATGCCGATGAGCCGCATGCCGATAAATGGATCGTGTTTATTGCCTATATCATGGGCCTTTCAATCGGCATCCACCTGTTAAACCTGTTGGTGATCCCTGCTATCGGTTTGGTAATTTACTTCCGCAGGGCAAAAAATGTAACTACTACCGGTACTATAGGTGCCTTTGCCATCAGCATAGTTGCGCTGGCCTTTGTACTTTGGGGCGTCATTCAGTTTACTGTTAAAGGCGCCGCCTTTTCCGATCTGCTTTTTGTAAACACCCTCGGTATGGGTTTTGGCAGCGGTGCCATTGTATTTTTCCTGCTGGTTATCGTTATCATAGTTGCGGGTATTTATTATACGGTTAAACCAGCTAAGCCGGCCATTATTTTAGCAGCAGTAGCTTTCGCGCTGGCTTTGGGTATCAGTGCAGGTATAGTGGGATTGATAATAAGTGTGATTTTACTGGTGGTGTTGGAGTATGTTGTAAGAATCCGCGAAAAGCGTTTTGCGCTGAACAGCGTGTTGGTTTGCCTCGCTTTTATTTTATTTGGCTACAGCTCGTTTGTGATGATTGTGGTAAGGGCCAAAGCCAATCCTAACCTTAACAACAGCGACCCGGAAAATGCCTTCGCACTTAACAGCTACCTTAACCGCGATCAGTACGGCGATACCCCGCTGCTTTACGGCCAGTTTTTTGATTCGGAAGCTACCGCGCAAACCGAGGGTGCCAATATCTATCGCCGCGGCGAAACCAAATACGAAGTTGCCGGCAAAAAACTGACTACTGTTTATGATCGTAATACCATCTTCCCGCGTATGTTTAGCGATAAGCCTGGCCACCCGCAGTTTTACCGCGAATGGACCGGCCTGGGCGAAAGCGAGCATCCTTACTTTGTTAACAACCTTAACTTTTTTGCCAAATGGCAGATAAACCAAATGTACACCCGCTATTTTCTGTGGAATTTTGCAGGGCGTGCCAACGATCTGGACGGCCAAAGCCTGGGTACCGGTGCTGATGGCGAATGGATAAGCGGCTGGAATTTTAATAAGCCCCTGCCCTACTCGGTTACACAAAGCAAAAGCTATAACCGCCTGTTCTTTTTACCGCTTATCATCGGTTTGTTTGGCGCTGTATTCCATTTTATGCGTAACCAGCGCGATGCAGGCATTGTGCTCATCCTGTTTTTCTTTACCGGTTTGGCCATTGTGCTTTACCTTAACCAGGATCCGCTGCAACCCCGCGAACGTGATTATGCTTATGCGGGTTCGTTCTATGCCTTTGCCATTTGGATAGGTTTGGGTGTAATTGGCATTGCCGATATCATCAGCAAAAAAATCAATGCCAGATTGGGTGCTATTATTGCCACCGCAGTTTGTATGGTGGCTGCCCCGCTGCTGATGGCTAACCAGGAATGGGATGATCACGACCGATCAACCAAGCTTACCCCGCATGATATGGCGTACAACTACCTTAACTCCTGCGCACCAAATGCCATTTTGTTTACCTATGGTGATAACGATACCTACCCGCTTTGGTACATACAGGAAGTTGAAAACGTACGCCCCGATGTGCGCATTGTTAACCTGAGTTTGCTGGGTACCGACTGGTATATCCGCGGCATGAAAAATAAAATGAATGAATCGGCCCCGCTGCCTATCACTATGCCTAACGATAAGTTTAAACCCGGCGTACGTGATGTGATCTATTTCGATGATCAGAAAATTCCGGGAGCTTCAGAATTAAAAGACGTGTTTGATTTCATTACTTCCGACAAAAAGGAAGCGATGGCTCAATACAGCAACGGCGAATCGGCCAACTTTTTGCCAACCAATAAGTTTAAGCTTACCGTTAACCCTGATGAAGTGGTGAAAACAGGCACAGTGGCCGAGGCCGACAAAGCCAAAATAGCCCCCGAAATGGACTGGACCTTCCAGGGCCGCTATGTTACCAAGGATATTTTGGCTATGATGGATATCCTGGCTCATAATGATTGGAAGCGCCCTGTATATTTTTCTATCACGGTACCAAACAGCAATATGATAGGTTTGGATAAATACATGTATAACGAGGGTTTTGCTTATCGCCTTTTGCCCTTAAAACCGGATACTGCTGTAGCCCCTTTAGAGGCCAGCAACACCGGCAAAATGTATGATAACATGCTGAACAAGTACAAATGGGGCAACATGAAAAATGCCAGCTATCTGGATCATGAATCGTTAACGATGTTTTACCCGCTCATCACCCGCCTGTATTCAACCCTGGCTGATGATTTGATTAAAGAAGGTAAAGTTGATTCGGCCCGCCGGGTGCTTAAAAAATATGATGAGGTAATGCCGGGCACCATCAACTCGCTGGAGATTGCGGTGCGCAAGTATTATATGATTGATAACGCTTACAAACTGAACAACATCCAACTGGGTAACAAAATTGCCGGCCAGGTTGGCGATTATGTAACCAACCTGCTTGATTATAACTATGCCCTGCTGCAAAAAGGCGAAACAAGTTTAGAAAGCCGGGATATTCAATACTCCATGCAGATATTGGGTGGATTGGTTGAGTTTACCAAACAATTTAAATCACCTTTGTATGCTAAGTTTAGCGTACAGCTGAGTGGTTATGAGAAAAAGTTTGGGATGAGTGAGAAGAAATAA
- a CDS encoding bestrophin family protein: MLLKENIPVKYVVGKIKNELLLVAGYAVMIALFHKFLPEYRISIPIAVPAILATIISLLLAFRSNQAYDRWWEARGIWGAIVNDSRSLTRELTSFLDGDNAACEEIEGFKKRFVHRQIAWCYSLSHSLRKQDPYAKTEGLLVDEEIKFTHRFTNVPNSLLKLHGLDLKLAYKNGWLNDYQQVQIDGTLTRLCDAMGKCERIKNTVFPVTYSLYIHFCLYLFIMLLPFGLIEYFGMFEVPLIIAIAAAFLLVEKMAIHLQDPFENKPTDTPTTAISQTIERDLKQMLNDTHEGERATAHTVANKAEVYYIL, encoded by the coding sequence ATGCTATTGAAAGAAAATATCCCGGTAAAATACGTGGTGGGAAAAATTAAGAACGAGCTGTTACTGGTTGCCGGGTATGCAGTAATGATAGCCTTGTTCCACAAGTTTTTACCCGAATACCGGATCTCGATCCCTATTGCTGTACCGGCTATATTGGCTACCATTATATCCCTGCTACTGGCCTTCCGCTCAAACCAGGCGTACGACAGGTGGTGGGAAGCCCGGGGCATCTGGGGCGCTATTGTAAACGATTCGCGCTCACTTACCCGCGAACTCACCAGCTTTTTAGATGGCGACAACGCGGCCTGCGAAGAAATAGAGGGTTTTAAAAAGCGCTTTGTTCATCGCCAGATAGCCTGGTGCTACAGCCTCAGCCATTCATTGCGCAAGCAGGACCCATACGCCAAAACAGAGGGTTTATTGGTTGATGAGGAAATAAAATTTACCCATCGTTTTACCAATGTACCAAACAGCCTGTTGAAACTGCACGGCCTTGATCTGAAACTGGCTTACAAGAACGGTTGGCTTAATGATTACCAGCAGGTGCAGATAGATGGTACGCTAACCCGCCTTTGCGATGCCATGGGCAAATGCGAGCGTATTAAAAATACCGTTTTCCCGGTAACGTACAGCTTATACATTCATTTTTGCCTGTACTTGTTCATTATGCTGCTGCCATTCGGACTGATAGAATACTTCGGCATGTTCGAGGTTCCATTGATCATTGCTATAGCCGCGGCATTTTTACTGGTTGAGAAAATGGCTATCCACCTGCAGGATCCGTTTGAAAACAAACCTACCGATACACCAACAACTGCTATATCGCAAACAATTGAGCGCGATTTGAAACAGATGTTAAACGATACTCATGAGGGTGAGCGGGCAACAGCCCATACTGTTGCCAACAAAGCCGAAGTATATTATATACTGTAA